A genomic stretch from Lathyrus oleraceus cultivar Zhongwan6 chromosome 2, CAAS_Psat_ZW6_1.0, whole genome shotgun sequence includes:
- the LOC127121012 gene encoding probable O-methyltransferase 3: MEFQNGDDVASNLLKAQSHIWNHIFNFMNSMSLKCVVDLGIPDIIHNYGKPMSLSKLISSLPIHPSKKPCIYRLMRIMTHSGFFSQQNITENELEIEYMLTDASRLLLKENPMSVTPFVHAMLSPIMTNPWHQMSTWLKNEDSSAFETTHGRYFWDYAAHDPIFNRLFNESMASDARLVSDLLIDKCKGVFHGLESLVDVAGGTGTMAKALSKSFPQMECIVFDLPHVVDGLQGSHNLSYVGGDMFQEIPQAHAILLKWILHDWNDEECVNILKKCKESLKKKGKDGKVIIIDMVVDNENINKSVETQLFFDMLMMVILTGKERNKKEWVKLILSAGFNDYKITPILGLRSMIEIYP, encoded by the exons ATGGAATTCCAAAATGGAGATGATGTTGCTTCCAATTTGCTCAAAGCTCAAAGCCACATATGGAATCACATTTTCAACTTCATGAATTCCATGTCACTTAAATGTGTTGTTGATTTAGGCATACCAGATATCATACACAACTATGGCAAACCCATGTCACTCTCAAAACTCATTTCTTCACTACCAATCCATCCTTCCAAAAAACCTTGCATTTATCGCTTGATGCGAATCATGACTCATTCTGGTTTTTTCTCTCAACAAAATATTACAGAGAATGAATTAGAAATTGAGTATATGTTAACGGATGCATCTAGGTTATTACTAAAGGAAAATCCAATGAGTGTCACCCCATTTGTCCACGCCATGCTCAGCCCGATTATGACAAATCCATGGCATCAAATGTCTACTTGGTTGAAAAATGAGGATTCTTCCGCATTTGAAACCACACATGGGAGGTATTTTTGGGATTATGCTGCTCATGATCCAATATTTAACCGTTTATTCAATGAGTCAATGGCAAGTGATGCTCGATTAGTGAGCGACCTGTTGATTGACAAGTGTAAGGGAGTGTTCCATGGATTGGAGTCATTGGTTGATGTTGCAGGAGGCACAGGGACCATGGCAAAGGCTCTTTCCAAATCATTCCCACAAATGGAATGCATTGTGTTTGATCTCCCACATGTTGTTGATGGCTTACAAGGAAGCCATAACCTAAGCTATGTTGGTGGAGATATGTTTCAAGAAATTCCTCAAGCACATGCCATTTTGTTGAAG TGGATATTGCATGACTGGAATGACGAGGAATGTGTGAATATATTGAAGAAATGCAAGGAATCATTGAAGAAGAAAGGTAAAGATGGGAAGGTCATTATCATAGATATGGTGGTTGACAATGAAAACATCAATAAATCAGTTGAAACCCAACTCTTTTTTGATATGTTGATGATGGTAATACTCACAGGAAAAGAGAGAAATAAGAAAGAATGGGTTAAGTTGATTTTATCTGCCGGTTTCAATGACTATAAAATAACCCCGATTTTAGGCTTAAGGTCCATGATTGAGATATATCCTTAA